The Blautia pseudococcoides genome segment TAAATGGAATTTCTGTATAGAATTCACAAAACGTATGACGTCCTCTGTCCTGCAGTATGCAAAAGTTGACGTGATGTTTGTGGTGTGTTACGCTTCAGTAAACAGAAGACAACAGGGGGACCGTGATGATGAAAATATCAGAAAAAAGAGCAAAGGAAAACAACCGGGAATATGCCTACAGGCTGCTGCGAAGTAATATTATGACACTGCAGCTCATGCCCGGGACCACATTGAACGAAGGGGAACTGACAGAACTGCTGGGGATCAGCAGAACACCTATCCATGAAGCCATTATTATGTTAAAGGAAGAATCTCTTGTAGACGTTTTCCCTCAAAGCGGCTCCAGGGTATCCATGATACATATAGATATATTGAAGGAAGGGTATTTTCTCAGGTCTGTGATAGAACCGGAGATTATCCGCCAGATCGCGGGTAATCTCCGGGAGGAGGGAATGACGGCCCTGAAGGAGAACCTGGGCAGACAAAAGGCTGCCCTGGAGAATGAGGAGAAAATAGACCCTTTTTTTAAACTTGATGATGAATTTCACCATCTGATCTATGAAATGGCAGGGAAGCAGAAGACCTGGTACGCCATGAAAAAAGTCAGCTCCCACTATGACAGAGTGCGCTATCTGG includes the following:
- a CDS encoding GntR family transcriptional regulator, whose protein sequence is MMKISEKRAKENNREYAYRLLRSNIMTLQLMPGTTLNEGELTELLGISRTPIHEAIIMLKEESLVDVFPQSGSRVSMIHIDILKEGYFLRSVIEPEIIRQIAGNLREEGMTALKENLGRQKAALENEEKIDPFFKLDDEFHHLIYEMAGKQKTWYAMKKVSSHYDRVRYLDAIMNKTDLAAIHQEHKDIYHMLLLGLSVDFDLKDFYDRHLGTYRRHFQEILEKYPEYFC